In the Malaclemys terrapin pileata isolate rMalTer1 chromosome 12, rMalTer1.hap1, whole genome shotgun sequence genome, one interval contains:
- the LOC128847111 gene encoding leukotriene B4 receptor 1-like, producing the protein MTNATFNTTAQPGALPPLPGAKLGLTVLSLAFILGFPGNIFVVWSALWRVQKRTITCLLILHLALADCAVLLTSPFFLRLLSAGKWEFGSVVCQLCHYVCGVSMYASISLITLMSLDRCLAVTKPFISQKIRTAMVVRSLVLAIWMVSFLLALPVIFYRKLVLRGRHLLCDLSHPTIGHLVFHNLFETLTGFVLPFAAIIWSYCVIGRRLQETRFRRKRRTNRLIVLIVAAFALFWLPFHMVNILDVAGALSHSKRLIMAGKMARPTLTALAFFSSSVNPILYAFTGGALIKSAGIGFMAKLFEGTASEMSSTRVGTGRTIQRREEAKLEMVQDGNPESITLSTNPLE; encoded by the coding sequence ATGACCAACGCCACCTTCAACACCACTGCCCAGCCAGGCGCGCTGCCCCCGTTGCCTGGCGCCAAGCTGGGGCTGACCGTGCTCTCCTTGGCCTTCATCCTGGGCTTCCCCGGCAACATCTTCGTGGTGTGGAGCGCTCTCTGGCGTGTCCAGAAGCGTACGATCACCTGCCTCCTCATCCTCCACCTGGCCTTGGCCGACTGCGCCGTGCTGctcacttcccctttcttccttcgGCTCCTGAGCGCCGGGAAGTGGGAGTTCGGCTCCGTGGTCTGCCAGCTGTGCCACTATGTCTGCGGCGTCAGCATGTACGCCAGCATCTCCCTCATCACCCTCATGAGCCTGGACCGCTGCTTAGCTGTCACTAAACCCTTCATCTCCCAGAAGATCCGGACTGCCATGGTGGTCAGGTCCTTGGTCTTGGCCATCTGGATGGTCTCTTTCCTCCTTGCCCTGCCGGTCATTTTCTACCGCAAGCTGGTGCTTAGGGGCAGGCACCTTCTCTGCGACCTGTCCCATCCCACCATTGGCCACCTCGTCTTCCACAACCTTTTTGAGACCCTGACCGGCTTTGTGCTGCCCTTCGCTGCCATCATCTGGAGCTACTGTGTCATCGGGCGCAGGCTGCAGGAGACCCGCTTCCGGCGGAAGCGCCGCACCAACCGGCTCATTGTGCTGATTGTGGCCGCCTTCGCCCTCTTCTGGCTACCCTTCCACATGGTGAACATCCTAGACGTGGCTGGGGCACTGAGCCACTCCAAGAGACTCATCATGGCTGGGAAGATGGCCCGGCCCACCCTGACGGCCCTGGCTTTCTTCAGCAGCAGCGTCAACCCCATCCTCTATGCCTTTACCGGTGGTGCCTTGatcaagtcagctggcataggcttCATGGCCAAGCTCTTTGAGGGGACGGCCTCAGAGATGTCCAGCACGCGGGTGGGGACGGGGCGGACCATCCAGCGGCGCGAGGAGGCCAAGTTGGAGATGGTGCaggatgggaacccagagagtATCACCCTTTCCACCAACCCACTGGAGTAG